One stretch of Dethiosulfovibrio peptidovorans DNA includes these proteins:
- a CDS encoding glycosyltransferase family 1 protein: MKKALIVTTVSVTLEAFLLPHARAMKTKGWQVDCLANGSVKSEKCQATFDHCHDIAWGRSPLNIHNFTTYPRMIRNLVKEKGYNVVHVHTPVASFVTRMALRHLRKRTGTKVVYTAHGFHFYKGGNPIKNAVFLSLEKLAAGWTDRLVVINSEDYEAAVRYLLPKKQVLYKKNGVGLDRSYYNAEAIPEEAIQKVRQAMGLTDSDTLFTMIAEFNRGKRHTDLIRAFALLDDQDSQLALLGKGRLMERCKKLCKDLKITDRVHFMGHVPDVRPYILASRATVLPSEREGLPRAVMESLALGVPVIGADARGTRDLLKNGGGWIVPVGGIQELAALLHKLSSC, encoded by the coding sequence ATGAAAAAAGCCCTCATAGTCACCACCGTATCCGTCACCCTTGAAGCCTTCCTTCTCCCCCACGCCCGGGCGATGAAAACCAAGGGCTGGCAGGTGGACTGCCTGGCCAACGGCTCGGTCAAAAGTGAAAAATGCCAGGCGACCTTCGATCACTGTCACGACATAGCCTGGGGACGAAGCCCTTTGAACATACACAATTTCACGACGTATCCCCGGATGATCAGAAACCTGGTGAAAGAAAAGGGCTACAACGTGGTTCATGTCCATACCCCGGTGGCCTCCTTCGTCACCCGTATGGCCCTGCGGCATCTCCGCAAACGCACAGGCACCAAGGTGGTCTACACAGCTCACGGATTTCACTTCTACAAAGGCGGCAACCCCATCAAAAACGCCGTCTTCCTCTCCCTGGAAAAACTAGCGGCAGGTTGGACCGACCGCCTCGTCGTCATCAACAGCGAGGATTACGAAGCTGCCGTCCGCTATCTGCTGCCCAAGAAACAGGTGCTGTACAAAAAAAACGGCGTAGGCCTCGATCGTTCCTACTACAATGCCGAAGCCATCCCCGAAGAAGCGATACAAAAAGTCCGTCAAGCCATGGGCTTGACGGACTCCGACACACTCTTCACCATGATCGCCGAATTCAACAGAGGCAAACGGCACACCGACCTCATCCGGGCCTTTGCTCTCCTTGATGATCAAGACTCTCAGCTGGCATTGCTGGGAAAGGGCCGCCTCATGGAGCGATGCAAAAAACTGTGTAAGGATCTAAAAATCACAGATCGGGTACACTTCATGGGACACGTTCCCGATGTCAGGCCCTATATCCTGGCCTCACGAGCAACAGTCCTCCCCTCAGAACGGGAAGGACTGCCAAGAGCCGTCATGGAAAGCCTGGCCCTTGGCGTCCCCGTCATCGGTGCAGACGCCAGAGGCACGAGGGATCTGTTGAAAAACGGCGGAGGATGGATAGTGCCGGTGGGAGGAATTCAGGAGCTTGCAGCTCTTCTACACAAGCTCAGTTCCTGCTGA
- a CDS encoding diaminopimelate epimerase yields MDFWKMNGNGNDFVVIHDMEGLSDEYLSIMAKRVCRRRRSIGADGLLVASFSHRHDFRMRIFNADGSEAEMCGNGARCMARFASEMGFADARMTFETGAGVVSAWVEGPFVWLDMGIFGEGPIWSGSVDVSERTVPADLRVIGVPHVVIYAGDPDNLNRDDMRRWGRTLRYDERFGPQGANVNFSWRIEDSSLRVVTYERGVEDLTDSCGTGSVAAALSALERFCEMTSPVIVHNAGGINRVEVDRSGRVLLGGETAVIAKGSIEAEA; encoded by the coding sequence GTGGATTTCTGGAAGATGAACGGGAACGGGAACGATTTTGTCGTGATTCATGACATGGAAGGGCTGAGTGACGAATATCTGTCAATTATGGCCAAGAGAGTTTGTCGTCGTCGTCGCTCCATTGGAGCCGATGGGCTTTTGGTGGCCTCCTTCTCTCATCGTCACGATTTCAGAATGAGGATCTTCAACGCGGATGGGTCCGAGGCGGAGATGTGTGGCAACGGTGCTCGGTGCATGGCTCGATTTGCCTCCGAAATGGGGTTTGCCGATGCTCGGATGACCTTTGAGACTGGTGCTGGTGTGGTGTCAGCCTGGGTTGAAGGTCCCTTTGTCTGGCTCGACATGGGGATATTCGGCGAGGGGCCCATTTGGTCTGGGAGCGTGGATGTATCGGAACGGACAGTCCCCGCTGATCTTCGGGTGATCGGAGTGCCTCACGTGGTGATCTATGCAGGTGACCCCGACAATCTGAATCGGGATGATATGAGGCGCTGGGGGCGAACTCTGCGGTACGATGAGCGCTTCGGTCCCCAAGGGGCGAACGTCAATTTTTCCTGGAGGATTGAGGATAGCTCCTTGAGGGTCGTCACCTACGAGCGTGGGGTGGAAGACCTCACCGATTCCTGTGGTACCGGGTCGGTGGCGGCGGCTCTGTCAGCACTGGAGCGTTTTTGTGAGATGACGAGTCCGGTAATCGTTCACAACGCCGGTGGTATTAATCGTGTGGAGGTGGATAGATCAGGACGGGTACTCCTGGGCGGCGAGACTGCGGTGATCGCCAAAGGGAGTATAGAGGCCGAGGCCTGA
- the arcA gene encoding arginine deiminase has translation MKASPLRVTSEIGRLRTVLLHRPGRELENLTPDLMVQLLFDEIPYMEVAQKEHDAFARVLMDRGVEVLYLADLATQALEDPQVRTCFVQDFLKETGVLGQGTRDELSDFFLSKEPASMVDSMMSGVRWSELSRRTRRSLADHLASKSPFVVDPMPNLYFTRDPFATIGTGISLNHMRTVTRNRENLFAKYIFAHHPRFADCSIPIWFDRSEHTSLEGGDELILSPEVLAVGISERTDAESVETLARNVLGGEQTFNRILAFDIPKKRAFMHLDTVFTMIDREVFTIHPAIEEPLQVVSIEKDGDNLRFQEMSATLEEVLKRTLHLDRVSLIRCAGGDPIDAPREQWSDGSNTLAIAPGQVVVYDRNVKTNRLLQDNGVETIIIPSAELSRGRGGPRCMSMPLVRDDL, from the coding sequence ATGAAAGCCTCACCGCTGCGAGTAACATCCGAGATCGGTCGTCTTAGGACGGTGCTTCTTCACCGTCCTGGTCGAGAGCTGGAAAATCTCACTCCCGACCTTATGGTTCAGCTGTTATTTGATGAGATACCCTACATGGAAGTGGCTCAGAAAGAGCACGATGCTTTTGCCCGTGTCCTGATGGATCGGGGGGTGGAGGTTCTCTACCTTGCGGATCTGGCTACCCAGGCTCTGGAGGATCCCCAGGTACGGACGTGTTTTGTTCAGGATTTTCTCAAAGAGACAGGAGTATTGGGGCAGGGGACGCGAGATGAACTGTCCGACTTTTTTCTCTCAAAAGAGCCAGCTTCCATGGTTGACTCCATGATGTCCGGTGTCCGATGGAGCGAGCTTTCAAGGAGGACCCGCCGTTCGTTGGCCGACCATCTGGCGTCGAAAAGCCCCTTTGTGGTCGATCCCATGCCGAATCTGTATTTCACCAGAGATCCTTTCGCCACCATCGGGACAGGCATCTCCCTGAACCACATGCGAACCGTCACCCGCAACAGGGAAAATCTGTTCGCCAAGTATATCTTCGCTCATCATCCTCGGTTTGCCGATTGTTCCATCCCGATCTGGTTTGACCGAAGTGAGCATACGTCCCTGGAGGGTGGGGACGAGCTGATCCTGAGCCCTGAGGTTTTGGCCGTCGGTATCTCCGAAAGAACCGATGCTGAGTCGGTGGAGACCCTGGCTCGTAATGTTCTCGGCGGCGAACAGACGTTTAACAGGATTCTGGCCTTTGATATCCCTAAAAAACGGGCGTTTATGCATTTGGATACGGTCTTCACCATGATTGACAGGGAGGTGTTCACCATCCATCCCGCGATTGAGGAGCCGCTTCAGGTGGTCTCCATAGAGAAAGACGGCGATAATCTGAGGTTCCAGGAGATGAGTGCCACCCTTGAGGAGGTTCTCAAGCGAACGCTCCATCTGGATCGGGTTTCGTTGATTCGTTGTGCCGGTGGCGATCCTATTGATGCTCCGAGGGAGCAGTGGAGCGATGGCTCCAACACCCTGGCTATCGCTCCTGGGCAGGTGGTCGTCTATGATCGAAATGTCAAGACTAACCGGTTGCTTCAGGATAATGGGGTCGAGACGATCATCATTCCCAGTGCAGAGCTCTCCCGAGGACGGGGTGGTCCCCGTTGCATGAGTATGCCTCTCGTGAGGGATGATCTGTAG
- a CDS encoding UDP-galactose phosphate transferase codes for MKPHPSVTSPVKRGTDIALSGLAILLLSPIMLLTALAVALALGRPVFFRQRRPGLSGTPFEMLKFRTMTDRKDVQGRLLPDVQRLTSFGRFLRSSSLDELPELINVLKGDMSLVGPRPLLMNYLPLYSPEQARRHDVRPGITGWAQINGRNSLTWEDKFSLDVWYVRHWSHKLDRHILVKTLGAVLRREGISAGNHATMPPFQGPS; via the coding sequence ATGAAGCCTCACCCGTCCGTCACCAGCCCTGTCAAACGAGGCACTGACATCGCCCTTTCGGGGCTCGCCATTCTCCTCCTGAGTCCCATAATGCTCCTCACCGCCTTGGCTGTGGCCCTGGCGTTAGGGCGCCCAGTGTTTTTTCGCCAAAGGCGTCCAGGACTCTCTGGCACGCCCTTCGAGATGCTCAAATTCCGCACCATGACCGACCGGAAAGACGTACAGGGGCGACTTTTACCCGACGTACAAAGGCTCACATCTTTCGGCCGATTCCTCCGTAGCTCGAGCCTGGACGAGCTCCCCGAGCTCATCAACGTCCTCAAAGGGGACATGAGCCTGGTGGGGCCCAGGCCCCTGCTTATGAACTACCTGCCCCTGTACAGCCCCGAACAGGCCAGACGTCACGACGTTCGCCCCGGCATCACCGGCTGGGCACAGATCAACGGCCGAAACAGCCTCACCTGGGAGGACAAATTCTCTTTAGACGTCTGGTACGTACGGCACTGGTCTCACAAGCTGGATCGGCACATCCTGGTCAAAACCCTGGGGGCCGTCCTCCGACGAGAGGGCATCAGCGCCGGGAATCACGCCACCATGCCTCCCTTTCAGGGGCCATCATGA
- the lysA gene encoding diaminopimelate decarboxylase, whose product MIFDGCDVVDLAERFGTPLYVLSETEVRRRIGRIRSAWIDRYDDVEVLYAGKAFLTMAMCSLVASEGLGLDVVSPGELYTAVKAGFPMDRVLFHGNNKTEEDLRMALRSGVGRYVVDSRDELLLLAGLAQDEGLRASVLLRLAPGVTGKTHRYIQTAHTDCKFGVPIGGGELSLSVGWAMGHPSLDLRGFHFHVGSQLMENRACLQALEIVTDLMADLRRERGFLVQELNVGGGIGIPQTDDQVEVDLESYLGGIAERAFGLCDRKGLTRPRLLIEPGRWIVGPAGITLYRVGSVKVIPGVRTYVSVDGGMADNPRPSLYGARYQCVAADRMEDPADQTVTVAGRCCESGDILVEGAELPPLKRGDLLAVLNTGAYNFSMASAYNRLPRPAVVVTREGEPRLMVARQSLDDILRGEVSPEELWNDKNTSEQEGGLYR is encoded by the coding sequence ATGATATTTGACGGGTGCGACGTTGTCGATCTGGCCGAGAGGTTTGGGACGCCTCTGTACGTCCTGTCCGAGACGGAGGTTCGGCGTCGGATCGGACGGATACGTTCGGCATGGATCGACCGATACGACGATGTCGAGGTTCTCTATGCCGGAAAAGCTTTTTTGACTATGGCTATGTGTTCCCTGGTGGCCTCTGAGGGGCTTGGGCTGGACGTGGTCTCTCCCGGCGAACTCTACACGGCGGTAAAGGCCGGGTTTCCCATGGATCGGGTGCTTTTTCATGGCAACAATAAGACTGAGGAGGACCTGAGAATGGCTCTGAGGTCCGGAGTGGGACGGTACGTTGTGGACAGTCGGGACGAACTGCTCCTTCTGGCCGGTCTTGCTCAGGATGAGGGGCTGCGGGCCTCTGTTCTCTTGCGGTTGGCTCCCGGCGTGACAGGGAAAACTCACCGGTATATTCAGACGGCCCATACGGACTGTAAATTTGGTGTTCCCATAGGTGGTGGGGAATTGAGCTTATCGGTGGGATGGGCGATGGGTCATCCCTCTTTGGACCTTCGGGGTTTTCACTTTCACGTGGGGTCGCAGCTTATGGAGAACCGGGCCTGTCTTCAGGCTTTGGAGATCGTGACGGATCTCATGGCGGATCTCAGACGCGAGCGGGGGTTCCTCGTCCAGGAGCTCAATGTCGGCGGCGGAATAGGCATCCCCCAGACGGATGACCAGGTCGAGGTAGATCTGGAATCATATCTGGGTGGTATCGCCGAGAGGGCTTTTGGTCTGTGCGATCGCAAGGGGCTCACCAGGCCGAGGCTCCTCATTGAGCCGGGGCGGTGGATCGTTGGCCCTGCTGGTATCACTCTGTATCGGGTGGGGAGTGTCAAGGTGATCCCCGGGGTTCGAACCTATGTAAGCGTTGATGGCGGAATGGCCGACAATCCGCGCCCCTCTCTGTATGGCGCCCGGTATCAATGTGTGGCGGCCGATCGGATGGAGGATCCGGCCGACCAGACGGTAACGGTGGCCGGGCGGTGTTGTGAGTCCGGCGATATTTTGGTTGAAGGAGCCGAACTTCCACCCCTGAAGCGGGGTGATCTGCTGGCTGTTTTGAATACCGGGGCATACAATTTTTCTATGGCCAGTGCCTATAATCGGCTGCCTAGACCAGCGGTGGTTGTAACCAGAGAAGGTGAGCCTCGTCTTATGGTAGCACGTCAGAGTCTGGACGATATTCTTCGGGGTGAGGTTTCGCCTGAGGAGCTGTGGAACGACAAAAATACGAGTGAACAAGAGGGAGGTCTGTACAGATGA
- a CDS encoding pyridoxal phosphate-dependent aminotransferase, producing MSGDELRFVHQAFESGWIAPLGPQVDAFEAETAQYIGRPCALALSSGTAALHLGLRLLGVSPGDVVLCSSLTFVASVTPVIFLGAEPHFIDSDEETWNMSPQALERALADLERKGRRPKTAIVAELYGQSPRWDELTSILDRYEVPVLEDSAEALGASYKGKKCGTFGKHAVLSYNGNKIITTSGGGMLLTDDETSREKAFFWATQARDAAPWYQHSEIGYNYRMSNVLAAIGRGQMLHLEERVEKKRDIYDRYVQALNVIPGLSFMPEAPGGRSTMWLTALTVDSAITGTSAMELLTALGEADIESRPVWKPMHLQPVFEGCGYTAHDEENSVSDRLFAQGLCLPSGTAMTDAQQNRVIETILKALNHSR from the coding sequence ATGAGTGGCGACGAACTGCGTTTCGTCCACCAGGCTTTCGAATCGGGTTGGATTGCTCCCCTGGGCCCTCAGGTAGATGCTTTTGAAGCCGAAACCGCCCAATACATCGGTCGTCCCTGCGCTCTGGCCCTCAGCTCGGGTACGGCAGCGCTTCACCTGGGCCTCCGACTGCTGGGCGTTAGTCCCGGCGACGTGGTACTCTGTTCCAGCCTCACCTTCGTCGCCTCAGTAACCCCAGTCATCTTTTTGGGCGCTGAGCCTCACTTTATCGACTCGGACGAGGAGACCTGGAACATGTCCCCCCAGGCCCTGGAACGGGCATTGGCAGACCTCGAACGCAAAGGACGACGCCCCAAAACCGCCATCGTCGCCGAGCTGTACGGTCAGTCACCCAGGTGGGACGAACTGACGTCTATCCTCGACCGCTATGAGGTGCCCGTCCTGGAAGACTCGGCCGAGGCCCTCGGCGCAAGCTACAAAGGCAAAAAATGCGGAACCTTCGGCAAACACGCCGTCCTCTCCTACAACGGGAACAAAATCATCACCACATCGGGCGGCGGCATGCTCCTGACCGATGACGAGACCTCCCGTGAAAAAGCATTCTTCTGGGCCACCCAGGCTCGTGACGCAGCTCCGTGGTATCAACACAGCGAGATCGGCTATAACTATCGCATGAGCAACGTCCTGGCCGCCATCGGTCGAGGCCAGATGCTTCACTTGGAGGAGCGGGTGGAGAAAAAACGCGACATCTATGACCGATACGTCCAGGCCCTGAATGTCATTCCGGGGCTGTCCTTCATGCCCGAAGCTCCTGGGGGACGCTCCACCATGTGGCTCACCGCCCTCACCGTTGATTCCGCCATCACAGGTACCTCAGCGATGGAGCTGCTCACAGCACTGGGAGAGGCCGACATCGAAAGCCGCCCGGTCTGGAAGCCCATGCACCTCCAGCCAGTCTTCGAAGGCTGTGGCTACACCGCCCACGACGAGGAGAACAGCGTCAGCGACCGCCTCTTCGCGCAAGGCCTCTGCCTTCCCTCAGGTACTGCCATGACCGACGCCCAGCAAAACCGGGTGATCGAGACCATCCTCAAGGCCCTCAATCACTCCCGATGA
- a CDS encoding transferase, whose amino-acid sequence MSSLYVLGAGGHGKVVVATLQAMGRKITAILDDDQTIWGTSLWGIPISGPLQSVEDKKTPEAIIAVGINSIRRDIAQRITNVRWIAAIHPSATVHPSVTIGVGSVIFAGAVIQPDTALGKHVIVNTGVTIDHDCRLGSFVHVAPGAHLAGTVSLEDGVLMGIGSSAIPGVSVGAWTTVGAGAAVVSDLPRETVAVGVPAKILDQTRT is encoded by the coding sequence ATGAGCTCGCTCTACGTCCTGGGTGCCGGCGGCCACGGCAAAGTCGTCGTGGCAACCCTTCAGGCCATGGGCCGAAAAATCACGGCCATCCTCGACGACGACCAGACCATCTGGGGAACCTCTCTGTGGGGCATCCCCATCTCGGGTCCCCTCCAATCCGTGGAGGATAAAAAAACCCCCGAGGCGATCATCGCCGTGGGGATTAACTCCATTCGAAGGGACATCGCCCAACGGATCACCAACGTTCGATGGATCGCGGCTATCCACCCATCGGCCACGGTACACCCGTCGGTCACCATCGGTGTCGGCTCGGTTATCTTTGCTGGAGCCGTCATCCAACCCGATACCGCCTTAGGCAAGCACGTCATCGTCAACACCGGTGTCACGATAGACCACGACTGCCGCCTGGGCAGCTTCGTTCACGTCGCTCCGGGAGCTCACCTCGCCGGTACGGTCAGCCTTGAAGACGGCGTCCTCATGGGTATCGGCAGCTCCGCCATCCCGGGCGTCTCCGTAGGAGCCTGGACCACCGTAGGCGCAGGGGCTGCTGTCGTCTCCGATCTGCCGAGGGAAACCGTAGCGGTCGGCGTTCCGGCAAAAATTTTAGATCAAACGAGGACATAA
- a CDS encoding polysaccharide deacetylase, whose product MLYDFLNSSATVRLTKGLSKRFSFPLFYESCPWREPAFVLSFDVDFRRDVAALPQVCSMLSQFGVPASFACIGTWVGEYPNEHKMLVGEGHEIFNHSMRHPDNDELDRRRWNDLPLDEQRREIREAHEAIADVCEVEPKGFRMPHFGPQHRWHLYDMLKGLGYAYSSSTTCGGDYGFCRPLKVKGVELLEFPTATIPGMGYASFDSFNYFNKKRPFSEQGRCMPRDFEVLLEKVVREKLLGTLYFDPYDFVARPEYREILKALRSFQGDVTLCRYKDALNMSAGTELV is encoded by the coding sequence ATGCTATATGATTTTTTAAATTCCAGCGCCACTGTGCGTCTCACAAAAGGACTGAGCAAGCGGTTTTCGTTTCCCTTGTTTTACGAGTCCTGTCCGTGGAGGGAGCCCGCGTTTGTTCTGTCTTTCGACGTTGATTTTCGTCGGGATGTAGCGGCGTTACCTCAGGTGTGTTCTATGCTGTCTCAATTTGGGGTGCCCGCTTCTTTTGCCTGCATCGGAACGTGGGTAGGAGAATATCCCAATGAGCATAAAATGCTTGTAGGTGAAGGACATGAGATTTTTAATCATTCTATGAGGCACCCCGATAACGATGAGCTTGATCGCCGTCGGTGGAATGATTTGCCTCTCGACGAACAGCGGCGAGAGATCAGGGAGGCTCACGAGGCGATTGCTGACGTCTGTGAGGTTGAGCCGAAAGGCTTTCGAATGCCGCATTTTGGACCTCAGCATCGGTGGCACCTGTATGATATGCTTAAGGGGTTGGGCTATGCTTATTCGTCGTCGACGACCTGCGGGGGTGACTATGGTTTTTGTCGTCCTTTAAAGGTGAAAGGGGTGGAGTTGCTGGAGTTCCCCACAGCGACTATTCCCGGTATGGGGTATGCCTCCTTTGATAGTTTTAACTATTTTAATAAAAAACGACCTTTTTCAGAGCAGGGGCGATGTATGCCCAGGGATTTTGAGGTGTTGCTGGAGAAGGTTGTAAGGGAGAAGCTCCTTGGTACTCTGTATTTTGATCCCTATGATTTTGTAGCGAGACCCGAGTATCGGGAGATTTTAAAAGCTCTTCGGTCTTTTCAGGGAGATGTCACGCTGTGTCGGTACAAAGATGCTTTAAATATGTCAGCAGGAACTGAGCTTGTGTAG
- a CDS encoding sodium:proton antiporter — protein MRRSVVVFCTSVSAVMAWANVASAAQEVTPDFGVLSLLPPVIAIGLCIATKEVIPSLFVGTWVAGTMLAGWNPVLGFGNAVESLWNSLGDPWGARIVLTCLTMGGLVGVMQVGGGVDAAIRWISRRINSSRRAMFFTELAGFVIFFEDYVNTAVVGTTMAPVTDRYHISKEKLSYIVDSTAAPIACIAGISSWVAYMVGQIGMQFNELGIQVSPYLTYLRSIPFVIYNIVALVLLTYVVLSRRDFGPMLVAERRARETGKLLREGAQPLSSTDNDPDLFPGEETPRRIINFFLPLVFLVGTIFSMLIVTGGWPEVSLAQAIGEGSSSKALVYGAFGSTFLTILLYSVQQVAPLGRMFRGFMKGAQAIFVGSLILVFAWGIGSAIKSVGTAGFIVSVTGDFLSPQWLPLITFFAGAVISFCTGTSYGTMGILMPIMVPLVAAAATRTGIDPMTHMIPTIGAVFAGSVWGDHCSPISDTTIMSSMFSGSDHIDHVNTQVPYAMLAALGAGVGYGGVVMGLGAPVCLLLASAVTLVAFRLLSSPVEDYCLDEVSVGASAPTSSE, from the coding sequence ATGAGGAGATCCGTGGTTGTGTTCTGTACGAGCGTTAGCGCCGTTATGGCCTGGGCAAACGTGGCTTCGGCGGCTCAGGAAGTGACGCCTGACTTTGGCGTTTTGTCCCTGTTGCCCCCAGTTATCGCCATCGGGCTGTGCATCGCCACCAAGGAGGTCATTCCGTCCTTATTCGTCGGGACATGGGTAGCTGGAACCATGTTAGCTGGATGGAACCCGGTTTTGGGTTTTGGGAACGCCGTCGAATCTCTGTGGAATTCCCTGGGTGATCCCTGGGGGGCCCGGATTGTCCTGACCTGTCTCACCATGGGGGGACTCGTCGGGGTCATGCAGGTGGGCGGTGGTGTGGATGCCGCTATACGATGGATCTCTCGACGAATAAACAGCAGTCGGCGAGCCATGTTCTTCACGGAGCTGGCCGGGTTCGTCATCTTTTTCGAGGATTACGTGAATACCGCAGTGGTCGGAACCACGATGGCTCCCGTGACGGATCGCTATCACATCTCGAAGGAAAAACTGTCCTACATTGTGGATAGCACTGCGGCACCGATCGCCTGTATTGCCGGGATCTCGTCATGGGTGGCGTACATGGTCGGGCAGATCGGCATGCAGTTTAACGAGCTTGGGATTCAGGTGTCGCCGTATCTCACGTACCTTCGGTCTATCCCCTTTGTGATCTACAACATCGTGGCCTTGGTGCTGCTGACCTATGTGGTACTATCGAGACGGGACTTTGGCCCCATGTTGGTGGCGGAGCGTAGGGCCCGGGAAACTGGAAAACTCCTTCGAGAGGGGGCTCAGCCTCTGAGCTCTACGGACAACGATCCCGACTTGTTCCCCGGCGAGGAGACACCCCGGCGGATAATAAACTTTTTCTTGCCCCTTGTCTTTTTGGTGGGGACGATCTTCTCTATGTTGATCGTCACGGGGGGCTGGCCCGAGGTCAGTCTGGCCCAGGCTATTGGGGAGGGGAGCAGCTCTAAGGCCCTGGTTTACGGTGCTTTTGGAAGTACCTTTTTGACTATCCTGCTCTACTCGGTTCAGCAGGTAGCCCCTCTGGGGCGCATGTTCAGGGGCTTCATGAAGGGCGCTCAGGCCATTTTCGTAGGGTCCCTCATCCTGGTTTTTGCCTGGGGGATTGGCTCTGCCATCAAGTCGGTCGGAACTGCTGGATTCATCGTGTCGGTGACCGGGGATTTTCTTAGTCCTCAGTGGCTGCCCCTGATCACCTTCTTTGCCGGAGCCGTGATCTCCTTTTGTACCGGAACCTCTTATGGTACCATGGGGATTCTCATGCCTATCATGGTGCCTCTAGTGGCAGCTGCGGCAACTCGGACAGGGATTGATCCCATGACACATATGATCCCCACCATCGGAGCTGTTTTTGCCGGATCGGTGTGGGGAGACCACTGCAGCCCCATCTCGGACACCACGATTATGTCCTCTATGTTTAGCGGTTCGGACCACATCGATCACGTGAACACCCAGGTTCCCTACGCCATGTTGGCGGCTCTTGGAGCCGGTGTGGGGTACGGGGGCGTCGTTATGGGCCTTGGGGCACCGGTCTGTTTGTTACTGGCTTCGGCGGTAACCCTGGTGGCATTCCGCCTGTTGTCCAGCCCAGTGGAGGACTACTGCCTGGATGAGGTCTCCGTCGGGGCCTCTGCTCCAACCTCGTCAGAGTGA
- a CDS encoding nucleotide sugar epimerase, with product MCGCGVTHLRKALVTGGAGAIGGTLVARLVRDGWDVLVVDDLSSGRRENLPSGIPFFWKGSITDEALLDEIFDQKPQVIFHLAAHFANQNSVEHPLADLDTNTRGTLMLLERALKSGVQRFVYASSSCVYGSAAEMTEDVIGMELDTPYAISKMAGERYVRFFGHHYGLGTVSLRYFNSYGPGDLPGPYRNVIPNFFARALRGQALVITGTGEETRDFTYVSDTVEATIRAGVQPLDPGEVLNIGGGRPTEILTLAQKINALTKNSAGIEYKPRRGWDGIPHRRANVKKMASLLGYTPSTTLDDGLNQTYRWILTEQEAFLR from the coding sequence CTGTGTGGGTGTGGTGTGACACATCTTAGAAAAGCCCTTGTCACCGGTGGTGCCGGCGCTATTGGAGGAACTCTTGTAGCGCGGCTTGTACGTGACGGTTGGGACGTTTTGGTTGTTGATGACCTCTCTTCCGGGCGACGAGAGAACCTGCCCTCGGGAATACCTTTCTTCTGGAAGGGATCTATCACGGACGAAGCCCTGTTAGACGAGATTTTCGATCAAAAGCCGCAGGTGATTTTCCACTTGGCGGCTCATTTTGCCAACCAGAATTCGGTGGAGCATCCCCTGGCTGACCTGGATACGAACACCAGGGGGACCTTGATGCTTCTGGAAAGAGCCCTGAAAAGTGGTGTACAACGTTTTGTCTACGCTTCGTCGTCCTGTGTTTATGGTTCTGCTGCTGAGATGACGGAAGATGTCATCGGCATGGAGCTGGATACACCGTATGCCATCAGTAAAATGGCAGGAGAACGGTACGTTCGTTTTTTTGGGCATCATTATGGACTGGGGACGGTAAGCCTTCGCTATTTCAATAGCTATGGTCCTGGAGATCTCCCCGGTCCGTATAGAAACGTAATTCCCAACTTCTTTGCTCGAGCTCTTCGGGGGCAAGCACTCGTCATCACTGGAACCGGAGAGGAAACCAGAGATTTTACCTATGTGAGCGACACTGTCGAAGCGACGATCCGGGCAGGCGTACAGCCCCTTGATCCTGGCGAAGTCCTGAATATCGGCGGAGGCAGGCCGACGGAGATCCTGACCCTTGCGCAGAAAATAAACGCATTAACAAAAAACTCTGCGGGAATAGAATATAAACCTCGCAGGGGCTGGGATGGGATACCCCATCGTCGGGCCAACGTTAAAAAAATGGCTTCTTTGCTGGGCTATACACCGTCCACAACACTTGACGATGGCCTGAACCAAACCTATCGATGGATTTTGACCGAACAGGAGGCCTTCTTGCGTTGA